A stretch of Plutella xylostella chromosome 10, ilPluXylo3.1, whole genome shotgun sequence DNA encodes these proteins:
- the LOC119693649 gene encoding uncharacterized protein LOC119693649 yields the protein MSFSRIIEEVREHPVLWSRRDARSNRHRQTHIWRVVAAKLRMDEKLLRKRWKHLKDQYRKELKKAAETNQPSPWRYFEELEFISQEIRFKEHAPAEEPYPEELPESATSTVEDSTVGGNNISVLSSKISRLSDFMQRHVKALQRDPDELYLLSLVPMLQRLTCVQKLQFRGKVNEWLLDAITQSEADCAEVHTQLFVQTEMNTSGDGDNLCLKLEGESVDTISE from the exons ATGTCGTTCTCCAGGATTATCGAGGAAGTCCGCGAGCACCCCGTGCTGTGGAGCCGCCGCGACGCCCGCAGCAACCGCCATCGACAGACGCACATATGGAGGGTAGTAGCCGCCAAACTACGCATGGACG AAAAGCTGCTGCGAAAGCGATGGAAACACCTCAAAGACCAGTACCGGAAGGAGCTCAAGAAGGCCGCGGAAACGAACCAGCCGTCCCCGTGGAGGTACTTCGAGGAACTGGAGTTCATCAGCCAGGAGATCCGCTTCAAGGAGCACGCGCCGGCCGAGGAGCCCTACCCCGAGGAGCTGCCGGAGAGCGCCACTTCCACTGTTGAGGACTCCACCGTGGGGGGTAACAATATCTCTGTGTTGTCCAGTAAGATAAGCCGCCTGAGCGACTTCATGCAGCGTCACGTGAAGGCTCTCCAGCGGGACCCGGACGAGCTGTACCTACTGAGTCTGGTGCCCATGCTGCAGCGCCTCACCTGCGTACAGAAGCTGCAGTTCAGAGGGAAGGTGAACGAGTGGCTGCTGGACGCCATCACTCAGAGCGAGGCCGACTGTGCCGAGGTGCACACTCAGCTGTTTGTGCAGACCGAGATGAACACCAGTGGCGATGGCGATAACTTGTGTTTGAAGTTGGAAGGCGAATCTGTTGATACGATCTCGGAGTAG